Proteins co-encoded in one Capsicum annuum cultivar UCD-10X-F1 chromosome 9, UCD10Xv1.1, whole genome shotgun sequence genomic window:
- the LOC124887088 gene encoding glycine-rich protein 23-like, giving the protein MLSIGGIGGFGVGIGGIGGGIGGLDGLGAGIGGIGGGLGGLGGDVIIGIDCIGGGGLGDGIGSLGGIGGGGLGDGIGGLGGIGGATIGVAPQLVEAE; this is encoded by the exons ATGTTaag tattggtggtATCGGTGGTTTTGGTGTTGgaattggtggcattggtggtggtattggtggtcttgaTGGCCTTGGTGcaggtattggtggcattggtggtggtcttggtggtcttggtggtgatGTTATTATTGGTATTGATTGCATTGGTGGTGGCGGTCTTGGTGATGGTATTGGcagtcttggtggcattggtggtggtggtcttggtgatGGTATTGgcggtcttggtggcattggtggtg ccactatTGGAGTTGCTCCTCAgcttgttgaggcagagtaa